ttgttgttgttgtgggtGAGGATTCCTCTGGATTCTTAAGCTGCTGTGATTGTCCATGTCCGTGATTCCCTTGTTCCATTTAATTGGAGCCTTGTTTTTGAGCCCCGCGGCGGATAACCACAGGGCCAAAGGGTGCAGAGATGGTTACGGTACCGTATGAAATCACATTACCTGTTATGCGGTAACCCGACGACGAAGTCAGGTACTGTATATTTGTACTATGTATGTCCCCCTATGAACTACTATTAGTACTGTAGTAGCTAGCCCTAGACCCCTAGTCTGGCTACGAATCCTCTTATCTTCTACATCATCATTGGAAAGTCATACGTTTACACGCGACAAATAATAGCGATGACTGGGATGTTcagccaagaaaaaagaaaaaaaaagaaatattattcCACAACTCTATTTGTTCTATACAACTCTATCACCACGGGGGAAAATTCCCTAATACATTCGGACAGCGCCTATTCACGCAGGGGCAAGAGAGGGAAGCTGTGCGGCAACAGGGGGCAAAATAAGATCGGAGTTGAGACTGCAACGAATATGAGGGGCGTCCGGCTCCATCTTCCCAAAGAGTACCGACTCGTTTCGGACCCCTCCGATATTGATTATGCCTATAGGCATACCCCTTTTATGAGCTCGTTCGACTAACCTCCATGCTGAAAAAGTGGCAAGACTGCTCCCAAGAATGAGAAGCCTTCCAGCGTCATCAATTGCCTCCTCTGCAGCCGTTTTCACAGCTGGTTGAATGTTTTCTCCGAACATAATGACCGCGGGCTTGAGAACGCCAGCAGTCGAAGATGGTAGCCATGCACCATCGCTTTCGACCTCTACCCTAGCCGGCGTGCCATCTTGGAGGCGAGGAGGTTTCTCTAGACATGTAGGACAAGATGGGTACCGGAAAGTAGAGTAAGGAGCCTCGGCTAAATCCACATCTCCATCTGGATTAAGCTTTAGGCCTTTCTGTCGCTGTTCCTCAGGATTATCTGTGTTGAGAGCCCCGGTGTCGACCATCTTGGCCAAAAACTCTGCCCAGGCCGGATTAAGCTTTTCGAGCGACTTCTGGAATTCGTCTCGGGGAAATTGATTTTGACAGCTGATACAGACGACCGACCTTAGGTAGCCATGAAGTTCGATGGTTGATAGTTTCGAATGAGCTATTGGATGGAAAGAGTCGACATTCTGTGTCACTACGGAGCTGAGATATCCCTTTGCGCCGAGGTCCCTAATAGCCCAATGCGTTGAGTTGGGTTTTGCTTTCACCAGGCCTGGCCAGCCGACAAAGCTCCTAGCCCAGTACCTCTTGCGGAACTCATGTCGTTTCAGAAATTCATGGAAATAAATTGGTCGATATGTTTTGTTTGTGACGTATGTGCCATTTTCTCCTCGATAATCGGACAAGCCAGACGCCACCGAGATTCCCGCACCAGTCAAGAGAACAGTCTGAGAATACCTTCCGACGTCAACTCCGCGAAGGTAGGGTGACGGAGGGGCAGTCAAAAACGATAACAGAGCATCAATAGCTCCTGAAACATTGCGGGCTGATGGCGGCACAATTACTGGTGGAGGCAGCGGGCCGGTGAAGGGGATTCTGATCGACGGGGTCGTCATTGAAGCCGCATAATTGGCAGAAGCTGATGTAAGAAAAGGAAGTACGTATGTTTAAGAGGAACTGCCGTTAACTGCTCGAATGATTGTAATTCCATGGGGTACCATTGGGGCAACTAAGTTCTCTTTGATTCCTGGATTGGCCACTCATCGCAAATGCCGTCATTGATAGTAGCTGACTCATCCAATCCATACCCTAACTGTTTATTGCATCACCTGATAGGGTTTCTCTTCATGGCATGATGCGGAAGGTAATGTTTCTTATGTATGTGTGCCTTTATGCTTGCTGAGCTACATCTCAACGGCTATAGTATCATATAGAATGCTCTATCAATAGGGGTTCGCTCATGAAAGGAGTTCCAATTGCCTCCATTATAAAAGTGGTCTGTGCAGTCTAGTCTACCCCGGATTTATAACCACGTGATCGCTGAACAGAGTCTTCGAGCGTCATCGTTCTCAAGTCCTCTTTTCTACCCTCACAGGATTGTTGAATCCATGATAAATTTTgagatttttctttctttgctatTAGTAGCCTAGGATCGGACTGGGTGGACCACCCAATTCGTCACTCTACTTGTGTTAGGCATGTTTCACCCTCCAGTTGGtaatatagatttagaaGCTCTCAGCGGTATTTGTGGGTATGTGTCTGGGTCAGAAGGTGAAAAAGGATGACTAACTAATGTTGATTAGATCCATATCCATTGCATGTTGGGTTGTTGTCTTTTCTCCCCAAATCATAGAGAATTTCCGTCGTGGCTCAGCAGATGGCCTCtcacttctttttctcgttgTCTGGTTAGCGGGCGATGTATTCAATATTCTCGGGGCTGTCTTGCAGGGCGTCCTGCCGACGATGATTATTTTGGCTGTGTACTACACACTCGCCGATATCGTCTTGTTAGGTCAGTGCTTCTACTATCGAGGATTCACCCTGAGAGATGAACCGTCACCACCGAGCTCGCGCGCCCAGGAATCAGATGCCGAAGACCAGCCTTCATTTCCTGGAAAGGTATCAGAGCGAACAGCTCTACTATCCGCAAAGGCGAATGGTCACTCCTATCAGGCACATTCTCAAGAGCACACGGGAAATGGATACCCAACGCCAGGGCCATCCGGCCAACAGTCCTTCCCATACCATCAAAACCACAGGAGACACTCAGCAACCTCCTTCAGGGATATTCTCCACCCCAACGTGGATGGAACACACCTCTCTCCCGTGACACCTTTTGTTGAACCTTCAGCGAAGGAGACACGTCCTGTGCGCAGACTCTCCGCCCTCCAAAACGCCCTATTCAACCTTTCCGCCGTCGTCTTAGTCTGCGCGGCCGGTGTACTCGGCTGGTACGTCAGCCCTGGATCATCAAAAGCCGAAGACAAGCAGGATGACAGCGGGTCTCTCTCCTTCGATACCCTGGGTCAAGTATTCGGCTACCTATGTGCAGCCCTGTACCTCGGATCTCGTCTGCCCCAGATATTACTCAACTACCGACGGAAGTCCACGGATGGTGTATCCTTGctattcttcctcttcgcttgTATTGGCAACTTAACCTACGTCCTTTCTATACTCGCCTACTCCCCAGTTTGCAAGGGGGTGTACCCCCAAGGAAGGGTTAGCCAATGTCGACCTGGCGAAGCTGCTGCCTTGTATGGTCGGTACATACTTGTGAACTTATCTTGGTTAATCGGGAGCTTAGGAACACTGTTCCTTGATATGGTCATATTTGTGCAATTCTTCTTGTATCAAGATAATGGGTACGGCGAGACCGAAGGAACTAGCGAGGAAACTTTGAGGGGATGATATCGTTCACTCCCACAAGTACCCGTTATACCTCgggtcttcttttcttcttctctcatccTTGCTTTTGTATGTCCTAATCTGCCTTCGGCTGAAAATCAAGGGTGGCGTTACGGACAGGGGTCAGGGTAAAAAAAGGCAACTACTCTCCTTTCTTAGTCTTGCGCATCGGGCTATGGTTTCTCTCGTTGCGGGCGGCGTTtggggttttctttttaactTCGTGTATACAGATACTTTACCTCCTCAAAACATagaatgaaagagaatatccAACCAGATCGTTACGTATCCGGGGTCATCTCTGCGGCATATTCTCATACAAGAAATTAAACGCTGATCCAAccaaaaaagacaaaagaaaaaaaaaaaaaaaggagaagaagaaggagaacgATAGAAGCGACAATGGCTACAACGCTGTTAGTGCCTTTCATCGTCGGTTGACCCTGAAATACGGGGAGACCCAGCTGAACTCCGAATCAAATGCAATAGTATTACGATCAGTCGCTTGGTGGACGAGGCTCCACCTTTCCTTTGCTCACTTCCGACCAATTGGTGCTTAGCGAGGTGCCCTGACTTTCAAGATAACTTTTATTCATGGCTCGACGGGTATTTTCGTCCGCATTGGCGTAGAGTTTCTTAAAGAACGCATCGACGGCGTCGCCACCGCCATAGTCGGAGTCAACCGAGTCAGTGCCGTCCGATTCATCTCCAGCATCGTCCGCTTTTGGGTCCTTTGGTTTGCCGTCCTTGGCCTTGCCTTTGTCTTTGGGCTTGGATTTCTTGGCTGTGAGCGACGACGCCAACTTATCCCAATCTTTGGGTCCATTGCGGGATGAAGATGGGTATGCTGGAGCAGATCTACCGGCAGGGGTTGGGTCCGGGACAGCCTGACGACCAGAAATCTTGATGTCGACTACGGAGGCTTCCAGCGCATTCCATTTCTGGCCAGGAGCACGTTTCTTTAAGACAAGCTCAATCTTGGTAGACATAACAGAGAccttggaagaggatggatCGACGGACGCGAACAAAGGATCAAGGGTGAAATCAAATTCAGCGCCAGATGGGAGGGGGAATTGGATAGATA
The sequence above is a segment of the Aspergillus flavus chromosome 4, complete sequence genome. Coding sequences within it:
- a CDS encoding DHS-like NAD/FAD-binding domain-containing protein yields the protein MTISRNSVPKLPINQDKFTTSANYAASMTTPSIRIPFTGPLPPPVIVPPSARNVSGAIDALLSFLTAPPSPYLRGVDVGRYSQTVLLTGAGISVASGLSDYRGENGTYVTNKTYRPIYFHEFLKRHEFRKRYWARSFVGWPGLVKAKPNSTHWAIRDLGAKGYLSSVVTQNVDSFHPIAHSKLSTIELHGYLRSVVCISCQNQFPRDEFQKSLEKLNPAWAEFLAKMVDTGALNTDNPEEQRQKGLKLNPDGDVDLAEAPYSTFRYPSCPTCLEKPPRLQDGTPARVEVESDGAWLPSSTAGVLKPAVIMFGENIQPAVKTAAEEAIDDAGRLLILGSSLATFSAWRLVERAHKRGMPIGIINIGGVRNESVLFGKMEPDAPHIRCSLNSDLILPPVAAQLPSLAPA